Proteins from one Mesotoga infera genomic window:
- the rplJ gene encoding 50S ribosomal protein L10: MLTRARKEEIVQDLTDRYKRASLILFAEYKGMKVDAITQFRDKLYENYGDKARFSVTKNTLVRLALNNAGYKESEWVETVSSTTAVLTIDDEDPVSALRIMIDFNKGNKILPIIKGGYLERGFFRGDQAIELSKLPSRNQLIAMVVGGFAAPITGLVYTLNGVLTKFLYALNAIKDKKAE; encoded by the coding sequence ATGCTTACCAGAGCCAGAAAAGAAGAGATCGTTCAGGATCTGACCGACCGCTATAAGAGAGCCTCTCTTATACTTTTTGCTGAATACAAGGGAATGAAAGTCGATGCGATAACCCAGTTCAGAGACAAGCTTTACGAGAATTACGGCGACAAGGCCAGGTTCAGCGTTACCAAGAACACGCTAGTAAGACTCGCCCTAAACAACGCTGGCTATAAGGAATCGGAATGGGTGGAGACCGTTTCGAGTACGACGGCCGTTCTCACGATCGATGATGAAGATCCAGTTTCGGCCTTGAGAATAATGATCGATTTCAACAAAGGCAACAAGATTCTCCCGATAATCAAAGGCGGGTACCTTGAGAGAGGTTTCTTCAGGGGAGACCAGGCTATCGAACTTTCCAAGCTACCATCGAGAAACCAGTTGATCGCCATGGTAGTCGGAGGTTTTGCCGCTCCGATAACCGGATTGGTTTACACTTTGAATGGTGTACTCACGAAATTTCTGTACGCGTTGAATGCAATTAAGGATAAAAAAGCAGAATAA
- the rplK gene encoding 50S ribosomal protein L11, producing the protein MAKKILAQVKLQLEAGKATPAPPVGPALGQHGVNIMGFCKQFNAETADRAGMILPVIITVYADRSFTFELKTPPASFLLLRAAGIQKGSGIPNRTKVGRITRAQLEEIAKVKFPDLNARTVDAAAKIIAGTARNMGIEIVG; encoded by the coding sequence ATGGCAAAGAAGATTTTGGCTCAGGTTAAACTACAGCTTGAAGCCGGTAAAGCTACCCCAGCACCACCAGTCGGTCCAGCTCTGGGTCAGCACGGTGTGAATATTATGGGCTTTTGCAAGCAGTTCAATGCAGAAACCGCTGACAGGGCCGGTATGATACTTCCTGTAATCATCACAGTTTATGCCGACAGATCCTTCACGTTTGAACTGAAGACTCCACCCGCGAGTTTCCTTCTTCTCAGGGCTGCCGGAATTCAGAAAGGTTCCGGGATACCCAACAGGACAAAGGTCGGAAGGATCACCAGAGCACAGCTGGAGGAGATTGCGAAAGTGAAGTTTCCCGATCTCAACGCCAGAACAGTAGATGCCGCAGCGAAGATAATCGCCGGAACGGCGCGAAACATGGGCATCGAAATAGTAGGTTGA
- the rplA gene encoding 50S ribosomal protein L1, which produces MPVRSKRYTQARQLVDRMKTYSVEEGIDILKKFPSAKFNETVEMHLKLGIDPAKSDQQVRGTVSLPHGTGKETRVLVFARGEQAEAAKSAGADFVGSDELVQQIQSGWTDFDVAIATPDMMRDIGKLGKVLGPRGLMPSPKAGTVTTDVVDAVKGFKAGRIEVKNDKTGNLHLPVGKKSFEPQKLLENFVSALNQINRMKPSGSKGRFVQRAFITTTMGVGIKVEVSRETEK; this is translated from the coding sequence ATGCCGGTTAGATCGAAGAGATACACACAGGCGAGACAGCTTGTGGATAGGATGAAGACTTATTCGGTGGAAGAGGGTATAGATATTCTCAAGAAGTTTCCTTCCGCCAAGTTCAATGAAACCGTAGAGATGCACCTCAAGCTGGGAATAGATCCTGCAAAGTCCGATCAGCAGGTTCGCGGAACTGTTTCACTTCCCCATGGAACCGGAAAGGAAACCAGGGTACTGGTCTTTGCTAGAGGTGAACAGGCCGAAGCAGCAAAATCGGCTGGCGCAGATTTTGTAGGCTCCGACGAACTGGTACAGCAGATCCAGAGTGGCTGGACGGACTTCGATGTTGCGATCGCCACACCCGATATGATGAGGGACATCGGTAAGCTCGGTAAGGTACTCGGCCCAAGAGGGTTGATGCCCTCTCCCAAGGCTGGAACGGTTACGACCGACGTCGTTGATGCGGTGAAGGGATTCAAAGCTGGAAGAATCGAAGTCAAGAACGACAAGACCGGGAATCTTCATCTTCCCGTAGGCAAGAAATCTTTTGAGCCCCAAAAGCTCCTTGAGAACTTCGTATCGGCTCTGAACCAGATAAACAGGATGAAACCCTCCGGTTCCAAGGGGCGTTTCGTGCAGAGAGCCTTCATTACCACAACCATGGGAGTCGGTATAAAGGTTGAGGTCTCAAGGGAAACAGAGAAGTAG
- the rplL gene encoding 50S ribosomal protein L7/L12 has product MNKQELISAIKAMTVAELAELVKALEEEFGVSAAAPVAVAAAPVAGGAAVEEEEEQTEFKVVLKSFGAKKIDVIKVVRAITGLGLKEAKDLVEKAGTPEGVVKENMPKAEAEELKKQLEEAGAEVELK; this is encoded by the coding sequence ATGAATAAGCAAGAACTCATTAGTGCAATAAAAGCAATGACGGTAGCCGAGCTTGCGGAGCTTGTAAAGGCCCTGGAAGAGGAGTTTGGTGTCAGCGCTGCGGCACCAGTAGCGGTAGCTGCAGCTCCTGTAGCCGGTGGAGCGGCCGTTGAGGAGGAAGAAGAGCAGACCGAATTCAAGGTTGTCCTGAAATCCTTCGGTGCGAAGAAGATAGATGTTATCAAGGTTGTAAGGGCCATCACCGGGCTTGGTCTCAAGGAAGCCAAGGATCTCGTCGAGAAGGCAGGCACGCCTGAGGGTGTGGTCAAGGAGAATATGCCCAAGGCAGAGGCTGAAGAGCTCAAGAAGCAACTTGAAGAAGCCGGCGCCGAAGTCGAACTGAAGTAA